GTCATCGGCCAGTCGAACCGGTTCGCGCACGCCGCGGCGGTCGCGGTCGCCGAGGCGCCGGCGAAGGCCTACAACCCGCTGTTCATCTACGGCGACTCGGGACTGGGCAAGACCCACCTGCTGCACGCCATCGGCGACTACGCGCAGTCGCTCTACGCCGGGGTCAAGGTGCGGTACGTCTCCAGCGAGGAATTCACGAACGATTTCATCAACTCGATCGCCAACAACCGCGGCGCCGCCTTCCAGAGCCGGTACCGCGAGGTCGACATCCTGATGATCGACGACATCCAGTTCCTGCAGGGTCGTGCCGAGACCCAGGAGGCGTTCTTCCACACCTTCAACCAGCTGCACGATCACAACAAGCAGGTGGTCATCACCAGCGATGTCGCCCCGAAGCTGCTCACCGGTTTCGAGGACCGCATGCGCAGCCGCTTCGAGTGGGGTCTGATCACCGACGTGCAGGCCCCAGACCTCGAGACGCGCATCGCGATCCTGCGCAAGAAGGCGCAGAGCGAATCACTGCACATCCCCGACGAGGTGCTCGAGTACATCGCCACCGTGGTGTCGTCGAACATCCGCGAACTCGAGGGCGCTCTCATCCGGGTCTCGGCGTTCGCCAGCCTGAACCGCTCCTCGCTCGACATCTCGCTCGCCCAGACCGTGCTGCGCGACATCGTCGACACCACCGAGGACAACATCATCTCGCCGACCGACATCATCACGTCGACGGCCGCCTACTTCAAGCTCACCGTCGACGACCTCTACGGTTCGAGCCGTTCGCAGCAGATCGCCATCGCCCGGCAGATCGCCATGTACCTGTGCCGGGAGCGCACGAGCCTGTCGCTTCCGAAGATCGGGCAGCTGTTCGGCAACCGCGATCACACCACGGTGATGTACGCCTGCAAGAAGATCAGCGAGCTCATGAAGGAGCGTCGATCGATCTACAACCAGGTGCAGGAGATCACCACGCAGATCAGCCGACGCTGACACGGCGCGTCGCCTGCGACGACGCCGATCGGCGGGGTTTTCCGCATGGGTTGTGGATAACTTGTGGAAACAGGACCGAGCGGATGCCGTCCGGCCGGTCACCCTGTGGATAACGTCGAGGGCCGATTTCGGACCCGATGCCCTCCACAGCCCCGGATTCCTCAGGGCATCCACATGTCACACGCCTGTAGTTTCCTACTCTCCGCTGATATCCACCGGGTTATCCACAGTATCCACAGTTGTTAACACCGTTAAGAGATCAATCTCATCCAGGGGTCATCCGATCACCAGACGAATGTGGACGGAACCCGGAATGACAAAGATCCGGGGGTAGCGGGGCCTTCGCCCGGTACGACTAGCATGGGATGGCCCGCAGTGGACCACTGCGCTGGGTGAGGTACAACGAGGGAGCGCCCGTGAGGTTCCAGGTCAACCGCGATGTGTTCAGCGAGGCTGTGTCCTTCGTCGTGAAGCTGCTGCCGCAGCGCAATCCGCAGCCGATCCTCGCCGGAGTGCTCATCGAGGCGACCGACGCAGGGCTCACCCTCTCGGCGTTCGACTACGAGGCGTCCGCTCGAACCACCATCGAGGCGACGGTGGACGAGCCGGGCACGATCCTCGTTCACGGCCGGCTGCTCTCCGACATCGCCAGCCGGCTGCCCAACGCTCCTATCGAGATCGCGGTCGAGGAGGACGGCGGCATCGCGGTCACCTGTGGTTCGGCACGCTTCACGCTGGCGGCCATGCCCGTCGAGGAATACCCCTCGATCCCCGAGGTCACCGGCTCGACGGGACTCGTCCCCGCCGAGGACTTCGGCACCGCCATCGCACAGGTGGCGTTCGCCGCATCCCGCGACGATGTCACCCCGGTTCTCACCGGCGTGCAGCTCGAGGTCTCGGGCACCACGCTCAGCCTGGTCGCGACCGACCGCTACCGCGTCTCGCTGCGCGATGTGCCGTGGGACGGCGACGTCACCGAGCAGACCGCACTCGTCCCGGCGCGCACGCTGACGGAGGTCGGCAAGACCTTCGCGCACGCCGGCAACATCGAGGTCGCCTTCTCGGGCGCGGGCGATCGCGAGATCATCGCGTTCACCGCCGGCAACAAGACCGTCACCTCGCTGCTGATCAAGGGCAATTTCCCGCCGGTGCGCCGCCTGTTCCCCGAGCAGACCGACCACTACGCGGTCATCAACACGGCTGACCTGATCGAGGCGGTGCGCCGAGTCGCCCTGGTGCTCGACCGGTCGGCGCCGCTGCGATTCACGTTCGGCCCCGACGCGGTGACGATGGATGCCTCCGGCAGCGAGCAGGCCCGCGCATCCGAGTCGGTCGACGCACACCTCAACGGCGGCGACGAGGTGACTCTCGGCCTGAACCCGCAGTACCTTCTCGAGGCACTCGGCGCGGTCAAGAGCGAGTTCACCCGCGTGACCTTCACCTCGAGCGACAACGCGAACAAGCTCAGCCCGGTGCTGGTGACCAGCCAGACCTCGGTCGACCAGGCCGGCCTCGATTCGTTCAAGTACCTGCTGCAGCCCAACCTGCTGTTGCGCTGACGCGGACAACCGCCCCGGCGGCCCTGAGCCGGGCCCAGTCGTTGTCGCAGGCCGAAGGTAGGCTGATCCGGTG
This is a stretch of genomic DNA from Microbacterium sp. YJN-G. It encodes these proteins:
- the dnaA gene encoding chromosomal replication initiator protein DnaA yields the protein MTSAAQPDVPIWSTLLEHLSEDERVSPQLHGFLSLVVPAGVMAGVLYLDVPNDLTAAQINKRLRLPLMEALSVIGDEVTSYRTVVNHELADQPTAPIAVPDFSTPEPVRLETAIEPPAVLRHESRLNPKYTFDNFVIGQSNRFAHAAAVAVAEAPAKAYNPLFIYGDSGLGKTHLLHAIGDYAQSLYAGVKVRYVSSEEFTNDFINSIANNRGAAFQSRYREVDILMIDDIQFLQGRAETQEAFFHTFNQLHDHNKQVVITSDVAPKLLTGFEDRMRSRFEWGLITDVQAPDLETRIAILRKKAQSESLHIPDEVLEYIATVVSSNIRELEGALIRVSAFASLNRSSLDISLAQTVLRDIVDTTEDNIISPTDIITSTAAYFKLTVDDLYGSSRSQQIAIARQIAMYLCRERTSLSLPKIGQLFGNRDHTTVMYACKKISELMKERRSIYNQVQEITTQISRR
- the dnaN gene encoding DNA polymerase III subunit beta, giving the protein MRFQVNRDVFSEAVSFVVKLLPQRNPQPILAGVLIEATDAGLTLSAFDYEASARTTIEATVDEPGTILVHGRLLSDIASRLPNAPIEIAVEEDGGIAVTCGSARFTLAAMPVEEYPSIPEVTGSTGLVPAEDFGTAIAQVAFAASRDDVTPVLTGVQLEVSGTTLSLVATDRYRVSLRDVPWDGDVTEQTALVPARTLTEVGKTFAHAGNIEVAFSGAGDREIIAFTAGNKTVTSLLIKGNFPPVRRLFPEQTDHYAVINTADLIEAVRRVALVLDRSAPLRFTFGPDAVTMDASGSEQARASESVDAHLNGGDEVTLGLNPQYLLEALGAVKSEFTRVTFTSSDNANKLSPVLVTSQTSVDQAGLDSFKYLLQPNLLLR